One genomic window of Elaeis guineensis isolate ETL-2024a chromosome 2, EG11, whole genome shotgun sequence includes the following:
- the LOC105051347 gene encoding uncharacterized GPI-anchored protein At1g61900 isoform X1, translated as MGGHELLHPTSSPFAALLLFLCLLEFCCKVDDVIVHGFPLHQIDSGLIEEKSILVPDTSLISTPQPFIPLLAPSPMTPFFSNSTPKLSGRCTLNFSAVDSLISTTAVDCLSSFAPLLANVICCPQFQAMLVILIGQSSKNTGMLALDSTQANYCLLDYQQILESRGASGNLEQICSIHPLNLTEGSCPVNDISEFESAIDSSKLLLACERVDAVNECCSQICQNAIREAATKIALRDGGLTSMDISNNLPEHYSRIDGCRSIVLRWLSSRLDPLSAKHVLRRISNCNVNEACPLVFPDTTKVTEYCGNRIKNNTACCSAMDNYVSHLQKQSFITNLQALDCASLLGLKLQKMNVTTNIYSFCQITLKDFSLQVGSQESGCLLPSLPSDAMFDPSSGISFTCDLNDNIAAPWPSASGAPTSFCNKSVNLPELPAATSAHIAENEKDMKLPLLIALLVVLQMLS; from the exons ATGGGAGGCCACGAGCTGCTCCATCCCACCTCATCCCCATTCGCCgcccttctcctcttcctct GTTTGCTAGAATTTTGCTGCAAAGTGGATGATGTAATAGTTCATGGCTTTCCACTGCATCAGATAGACTCTGGGCTGATAGAAGAAAAGAGCATTTTGGTGCCTGACACTTCCCTGATCAGTACTCCTCAACCATTCATTCCTCTTCTTGCACCTTCCCCAATGACACCATTTTTCAGCAATAGCACACCAAAGCTATCAG GACGATGTACATTAAATTTCTCTGCTGTTGACAGCTTGATAAGCACAACTGCTGTTGATTGCTTGTCCTCCTTTGCTCCTTTATTGGCCAACGTAATCTGCTGCCCCCAGTTTCAGGCCATGCTGGTCATTCTAATAGGGCAATCAAGTAAAAACACCGGAATGCTTGCCTTGGATTCTACTCAAGCAAACTATTGCCTATTAGATTATCAACAGATCTTAGAAAGTCGGGGTGCCAGTGGCAATCTTGAACAAATTTGCTCAATCCACCCATTGAACCTCACTGAAGGTTCTTGCCCTGTCAATGATATCAGCGAGTTTGAGAGTGCTATCGACTCCTCTAAACTGCTGCTTGCATGTGAGAGAGTTGATGCTGTGAACGAATGTTGCAGTCAAATATGTCAAAATGCTATACGTGAAGCTGCCACGAAGATTGCTTTGAGAGATGGTGGCTTGACAAGTATGGATATTAGTAATAACTTGCCTGAGCACTATTCTAGAATTGATGGTTGCAGAAGTATTGTCCTCAGATGGTTATCTAGTAGACTCGATCCATTATCTGCAAAGCATGTACTCAGACGGATATCCAACTGCAATGTTAACGAAG CATGTCCTTTAGTTTTTCCAGATACCACTAAAGTTACAGAGTATTGTGGAAACAGGATCAAGAACAATACTGCATGCTGCAGTGCAATGGATAATTATGTATCTCACTTGCAAAAGCAAAGTTTCATAACCAATTTACAAGCATTGGATTGTGCTTCATTGCTTGGTCTGAAGTTGCAAAAAATGAATGTTACCACAAACATCTATAGTTTCTGTCAGATAACTCTCAAAGATTTTTCTCTACAAG TTGGATCTCAAG AGTCTGGATGCCTCCTTCCAAGCTTGCCATCAGATGCAATGTTTGACCCTTCTTCTGGAATCAGCTTCACATGTGATCTGAATGACAATATTGCAGCTCCTTGGCCCTCTGCATCTGGAGCTCCAACATCTTTCTGCAACAAAT CTGTCAACTTGCCTGAACTTCCAGCTGCAACATCTGCACACATTG CTGAAAATGAAAAAGACATGAAGCTTCCGTTGCTCATTGCTTTGCTGGTGGTCCTTCAAATGCTTTCATGA
- the LOC105051347 gene encoding uncharacterized GPI-anchored protein At1g61900 isoform X2 — translation MGGHELLHPTSSPFAALLLFLCLLEFCCKVDDVIVHGFPLHQIDSGLIEEKSILVPDTSLISTPQPFIPLLAPSPMTPFFSNSTPKLSGRCTLNFSAVDSLISTTAVDCLSSFAPLLANVICCPQFQAMLVILIGQSSKNTGMLALDSTQANYCLLDYQQILESRGASGNLEQICSIHPLNLTEGSCPVNDISEFESAIDSSKLLLACERVDAVNECCSQICQNAIREAATKIALRDGGLTSMDISNNLPEHYSRIDGCRSIVLRWLSSRLDPLSAKHVLRRISNCNVNEACPLVFPDTTKVTEYCGNRIKNNTACCSAMDNYVSHLQKQSFITNLQALDCASLLGLKLQKMNVTTNIYSFCQITLKDFSLQESGCLLPSLPSDAMFDPSSGISFTCDLNDNIAAPWPSASGAPTSFCNKSVNLPELPAATSAHIAENEKDMKLPLLIALLVVLQMLS, via the exons ATGGGAGGCCACGAGCTGCTCCATCCCACCTCATCCCCATTCGCCgcccttctcctcttcctct GTTTGCTAGAATTTTGCTGCAAAGTGGATGATGTAATAGTTCATGGCTTTCCACTGCATCAGATAGACTCTGGGCTGATAGAAGAAAAGAGCATTTTGGTGCCTGACACTTCCCTGATCAGTACTCCTCAACCATTCATTCCTCTTCTTGCACCTTCCCCAATGACACCATTTTTCAGCAATAGCACACCAAAGCTATCAG GACGATGTACATTAAATTTCTCTGCTGTTGACAGCTTGATAAGCACAACTGCTGTTGATTGCTTGTCCTCCTTTGCTCCTTTATTGGCCAACGTAATCTGCTGCCCCCAGTTTCAGGCCATGCTGGTCATTCTAATAGGGCAATCAAGTAAAAACACCGGAATGCTTGCCTTGGATTCTACTCAAGCAAACTATTGCCTATTAGATTATCAACAGATCTTAGAAAGTCGGGGTGCCAGTGGCAATCTTGAACAAATTTGCTCAATCCACCCATTGAACCTCACTGAAGGTTCTTGCCCTGTCAATGATATCAGCGAGTTTGAGAGTGCTATCGACTCCTCTAAACTGCTGCTTGCATGTGAGAGAGTTGATGCTGTGAACGAATGTTGCAGTCAAATATGTCAAAATGCTATACGTGAAGCTGCCACGAAGATTGCTTTGAGAGATGGTGGCTTGACAAGTATGGATATTAGTAATAACTTGCCTGAGCACTATTCTAGAATTGATGGTTGCAGAAGTATTGTCCTCAGATGGTTATCTAGTAGACTCGATCCATTATCTGCAAAGCATGTACTCAGACGGATATCCAACTGCAATGTTAACGAAG CATGTCCTTTAGTTTTTCCAGATACCACTAAAGTTACAGAGTATTGTGGAAACAGGATCAAGAACAATACTGCATGCTGCAGTGCAATGGATAATTATGTATCTCACTTGCAAAAGCAAAGTTTCATAACCAATTTACAAGCATTGGATTGTGCTTCATTGCTTGGTCTGAAGTTGCAAAAAATGAATGTTACCACAAACATCTATAGTTTCTGTCAGATAACTCTCAAAGATTTTTCTCTACAAG AGTCTGGATGCCTCCTTCCAAGCTTGCCATCAGATGCAATGTTTGACCCTTCTTCTGGAATCAGCTTCACATGTGATCTGAATGACAATATTGCAGCTCCTTGGCCCTCTGCATCTGGAGCTCCAACATCTTTCTGCAACAAAT CTGTCAACTTGCCTGAACTTCCAGCTGCAACATCTGCACACATTG CTGAAAATGAAAAAGACATGAAGCTTCCGTTGCTCATTGCTTTGCTGGTGGTCCTTCAAATGCTTTCATGA
- the LOC105051347 gene encoding uncharacterized GPI-anchored protein At1g61900 isoform X3 encodes MTPFFSNSTPKLSGRCTLNFSAVDSLISTTAVDCLSSFAPLLANVICCPQFQAMLVILIGQSSKNTGMLALDSTQANYCLLDYQQILESRGASGNLEQICSIHPLNLTEGSCPVNDISEFESAIDSSKLLLACERVDAVNECCSQICQNAIREAATKIALRDGGLTSMDISNNLPEHYSRIDGCRSIVLRWLSSRLDPLSAKHVLRRISNCNVNEACPLVFPDTTKVTEYCGNRIKNNTACCSAMDNYVSHLQKQSFITNLQALDCASLLGLKLQKMNVTTNIYSFCQITLKDFSLQVGSQESGCLLPSLPSDAMFDPSSGISFTCDLNDNIAAPWPSASGAPTSFCNKSVNLPELPAATSAHIAENEKDMKLPLLIALLVVLQMLS; translated from the exons ATGACACCATTTTTCAGCAATAGCACACCAAAGCTATCAG GACGATGTACATTAAATTTCTCTGCTGTTGACAGCTTGATAAGCACAACTGCTGTTGATTGCTTGTCCTCCTTTGCTCCTTTATTGGCCAACGTAATCTGCTGCCCCCAGTTTCAGGCCATGCTGGTCATTCTAATAGGGCAATCAAGTAAAAACACCGGAATGCTTGCCTTGGATTCTACTCAAGCAAACTATTGCCTATTAGATTATCAACAGATCTTAGAAAGTCGGGGTGCCAGTGGCAATCTTGAACAAATTTGCTCAATCCACCCATTGAACCTCACTGAAGGTTCTTGCCCTGTCAATGATATCAGCGAGTTTGAGAGTGCTATCGACTCCTCTAAACTGCTGCTTGCATGTGAGAGAGTTGATGCTGTGAACGAATGTTGCAGTCAAATATGTCAAAATGCTATACGTGAAGCTGCCACGAAGATTGCTTTGAGAGATGGTGGCTTGACAAGTATGGATATTAGTAATAACTTGCCTGAGCACTATTCTAGAATTGATGGTTGCAGAAGTATTGTCCTCAGATGGTTATCTAGTAGACTCGATCCATTATCTGCAAAGCATGTACTCAGACGGATATCCAACTGCAATGTTAACGAAG CATGTCCTTTAGTTTTTCCAGATACCACTAAAGTTACAGAGTATTGTGGAAACAGGATCAAGAACAATACTGCATGCTGCAGTGCAATGGATAATTATGTATCTCACTTGCAAAAGCAAAGTTTCATAACCAATTTACAAGCATTGGATTGTGCTTCATTGCTTGGTCTGAAGTTGCAAAAAATGAATGTTACCACAAACATCTATAGTTTCTGTCAGATAACTCTCAAAGATTTTTCTCTACAAG TTGGATCTCAAG AGTCTGGATGCCTCCTTCCAAGCTTGCCATCAGATGCAATGTTTGACCCTTCTTCTGGAATCAGCTTCACATGTGATCTGAATGACAATATTGCAGCTCCTTGGCCCTCTGCATCTGGAGCTCCAACATCTTTCTGCAACAAAT CTGTCAACTTGCCTGAACTTCCAGCTGCAACATCTGCACACATTG CTGAAAATGAAAAAGACATGAAGCTTCCGTTGCTCATTGCTTTGCTGGTGGTCCTTCAAATGCTTTCATGA